A genome region from Manihot esculenta cultivar AM560-2 chromosome 5, M.esculenta_v8, whole genome shotgun sequence includes the following:
- the LOC110615920 gene encoding DEAD-box ATP-dependent RNA helicase 22 isoform X2: MLVYRSASMLHFHKLSPPPKLLLSRLKHSCSYISSSPLSSLSSPTSSLRIRLFWLNQSSRRGNRFSTAAAAALSDKVGNDTFFADEGVSWASLGLSDRLCRAISNARIERPSLVQAACIPSILSGKDVVVAAETGSGKTHTYLVPLIDKLCNPLDHPKESDSDQGLVPSHRLSLVLCPNVLLCEQVVRMASYLCDDNGEPLLKVTAVCGRQGWPVDQPDIVVSTPAALLNYIDPKKQRKLNFVRGVKYVVFDEADMLLCGSFQNQVIRLINMLRFDEKQLSQLSKSAADSPREFFSEDDKPQNESTFEENEDFEDDNEAEDLEEGGEAGSISRKDWRRVRKDYVRSKQYIFVAATLPVNGKKTAGALLKHMFPDANWISGNYLHRHNPRLQQRWVEVTVDTQVDKLIDAVNQGSRSGVDVSRTMIFANTVDAVEAVAKILERAGTECYRYHKDTSLEERAKTLVDFREKGGIFVCTDAAARGVDVPNVSHVIQADFATSAVDFLHRIGRTARAGQYGLVTSLYTESNRNLVDAIRQAKKLGQPVESAFSRKRSFRNKLKKRGSSEVRDASANEMVRV; the protein is encoded by the exons ATGCTCGTCTATCGCTCTGCTTCAATGCTCCATTTCCACAAACTATCGCCGCCGCCTAAATTGCTCCTCTCGCGATTGAAGCACTCCTGTTCATACATCTCTAGTTCTCCTCTATCCTCCTTATCTTCTCCAACTTCTTCGCTGAGAATCCGCTTGTTTTGGCTCAATCAGTCAAGCAGAAGAGGTAATCGTTTTTCTACTGCCGCTGCGGCTGCTTTGTCGGATAAGGTGGGAAATGATACGTTCTTCGCTGACGAAGGTGTTTCGTGGGCTTCTCTCGGTTTGTCTGATCGGCTTTGTCGAGCTATCTCTAATGCCCGCATCGAAAGACCATCTCTAGTTCAG GCTGCCTGTATACCCTCAATACTTTCAGGAAAGGATGTTGTTGTAGCAGCGGAAACTGGTAGTGGTAAAACGCATACATACCTGGTTCCCTTAATTGACAAGTTATGTAATCCACTGGATCATCCCAAAGAATCTGATTCTGATCAAGGATTGGTGCCTTCCCATAGACTTTCTCTAGTTCTTTGTCCAAATGTGTTGTTGTGTGAACAAGTGGTTCGAATGGCTAGCTATCTTTGTGATGATAATGGTGAACCACTTCTCAAAGTCACAGCTGTCTGTGGCAGACAG GGATGGCCAGTTGATCAACCTGATATTGTTGTTTCTACACCGGCTGCTCTTCTTAATTATATTGACCCAAAAAAACAGCGAAAATTGAATTTTGTTCGTGGCGTGAAATATGTG GTCTTCGATGAAGCAGACATGCTTCTCTGTGGGAGCTTCCAAAATCAGGTTATCCGTCTAATAAACATGCTCCGTTTTGATGAGAAGCAGTTGTCTCAACTAAGTAAATCTGCAGCTGATTCTCCAAGAGAGTTTTTTTCAGAGGATGATAAGCCCCAAAATGAATCTACCTTCGAAGAAAATGAAGACTTTGAAGATGATAATGAAGCTGAGGACTTAGAAGAGGGAGGTGAAGCTGGGTCCATCAGCAGAAAAGACTGGAGGAGAGTGAGAAAAGATTATGTACGCAGTAAACAATACATTTTTGTTGCAGCCACCCTTCCAGTTAATGGGAAAAAGACTGCCGGAGCACTGTTGAAACATATGTTTCCAGATGCCAATTGGATTAGTGGAAACTATCTTCATCGTCACAACCCCAG ATTGCAACAGAGGTGGGTTGAAGTTACAGTTGATACCCAGGTGGATAAACTTATAGATGCTGTGAACCAAGGATCTAGATCTGGTGTTGATGTTAGTCGAACTATGATTTTTGCAAACACTGTTGATGCTGTTGAAGCAGTTGCTAAAATATTGGAGAGAGCGGGGACTGAATGCTATCGGTACCATAAAGACACTTCTTTGGAGGAACGTGCAAAGACTTTAGTTGATTTCCGAGAAAAAGGTGGAATTTTTGTCTGCACTGATGCTGCTGCACGTGGAGTAGATGTTCCAAATGTGTCACATGTTATCCAG GCCGACTTTGCCACATCTGCTGTAGATTTCTTGCATAGGATTGGCCGCACTGCTCGAGCTGGTCAATATGGGCTTGTCACTAGTCTGTATACTGAATCCAATCGTAATCTTGTTGATGCAATTCGTCAAGCGAAGAAACTGGGTCAGCCTGTG GAGTCAGCCTTCAGCAGAAAAAGGAGCTTCAGAAACAAACTTAAGAAGAGAG GTTCCAGTGAAGTCAGAGATGCATCAGCCAACGAAATGGTGAGGGTATAA
- the LOC110615920 gene encoding DEAD-box ATP-dependent RNA helicase 22 isoform X1: MLVYRSASMLHFHKLSPPPKLLLSRLKHSCSYISSSPLSSLSSPTSSLRIRLFWLNQSSRRGNRFSTAAAAALSDKVGNDTFFADEGVSWASLGLSDRLCRAISNARIERPSLVQAACIPSILSGKDVVVAAETGSGKTHTYLVPLIDKLCNPLDHPKESDSDQGLVPSHRLSLVLCPNVLLCEQVVRMASYLCDDNGEPLLKVTAVCGRQGWPVDQPDIVVSTPAALLNYIDPKKQRKLNFVRGVKYVVFDEADMLLCGSFQNQVIRLINMLRFDEKQLSQLSKSAADSPREFFSEDDKPQNESTFEENEDFEDDNEAEDLEEGGEAGSISRKDWRRVRKDYVRSKQYIFVAATLPVNGKKTAGALLKHMFPDANWISGNYLHRHNPRLQQRWVEVTVDTQVDKLIDAVNQGSRSGVDVSRTMIFANTVDAVEAVAKILERAGTECYRYHKDTSLEERAKTLVDFREKGGIFVCTDAAARGVDVPNVSHVIQADFATSAVDFLHRIGRTARAGQYGLVTSLYTESNRNLVDAIRQAKKLGQPVESAFSRKRSFRNKLKKRAGSSEVRDASANEMVRV, from the exons ATGCTCGTCTATCGCTCTGCTTCAATGCTCCATTTCCACAAACTATCGCCGCCGCCTAAATTGCTCCTCTCGCGATTGAAGCACTCCTGTTCATACATCTCTAGTTCTCCTCTATCCTCCTTATCTTCTCCAACTTCTTCGCTGAGAATCCGCTTGTTTTGGCTCAATCAGTCAAGCAGAAGAGGTAATCGTTTTTCTACTGCCGCTGCGGCTGCTTTGTCGGATAAGGTGGGAAATGATACGTTCTTCGCTGACGAAGGTGTTTCGTGGGCTTCTCTCGGTTTGTCTGATCGGCTTTGTCGAGCTATCTCTAATGCCCGCATCGAAAGACCATCTCTAGTTCAG GCTGCCTGTATACCCTCAATACTTTCAGGAAAGGATGTTGTTGTAGCAGCGGAAACTGGTAGTGGTAAAACGCATACATACCTGGTTCCCTTAATTGACAAGTTATGTAATCCACTGGATCATCCCAAAGAATCTGATTCTGATCAAGGATTGGTGCCTTCCCATAGACTTTCTCTAGTTCTTTGTCCAAATGTGTTGTTGTGTGAACAAGTGGTTCGAATGGCTAGCTATCTTTGTGATGATAATGGTGAACCACTTCTCAAAGTCACAGCTGTCTGTGGCAGACAG GGATGGCCAGTTGATCAACCTGATATTGTTGTTTCTACACCGGCTGCTCTTCTTAATTATATTGACCCAAAAAAACAGCGAAAATTGAATTTTGTTCGTGGCGTGAAATATGTG GTCTTCGATGAAGCAGACATGCTTCTCTGTGGGAGCTTCCAAAATCAGGTTATCCGTCTAATAAACATGCTCCGTTTTGATGAGAAGCAGTTGTCTCAACTAAGTAAATCTGCAGCTGATTCTCCAAGAGAGTTTTTTTCAGAGGATGATAAGCCCCAAAATGAATCTACCTTCGAAGAAAATGAAGACTTTGAAGATGATAATGAAGCTGAGGACTTAGAAGAGGGAGGTGAAGCTGGGTCCATCAGCAGAAAAGACTGGAGGAGAGTGAGAAAAGATTATGTACGCAGTAAACAATACATTTTTGTTGCAGCCACCCTTCCAGTTAATGGGAAAAAGACTGCCGGAGCACTGTTGAAACATATGTTTCCAGATGCCAATTGGATTAGTGGAAACTATCTTCATCGTCACAACCCCAG ATTGCAACAGAGGTGGGTTGAAGTTACAGTTGATACCCAGGTGGATAAACTTATAGATGCTGTGAACCAAGGATCTAGATCTGGTGTTGATGTTAGTCGAACTATGATTTTTGCAAACACTGTTGATGCTGTTGAAGCAGTTGCTAAAATATTGGAGAGAGCGGGGACTGAATGCTATCGGTACCATAAAGACACTTCTTTGGAGGAACGTGCAAAGACTTTAGTTGATTTCCGAGAAAAAGGTGGAATTTTTGTCTGCACTGATGCTGCTGCACGTGGAGTAGATGTTCCAAATGTGTCACATGTTATCCAG GCCGACTTTGCCACATCTGCTGTAGATTTCTTGCATAGGATTGGCCGCACTGCTCGAGCTGGTCAATATGGGCTTGTCACTAGTCTGTATACTGAATCCAATCGTAATCTTGTTGATGCAATTCGTCAAGCGAAGAAACTGGGTCAGCCTGTG GAGTCAGCCTTCAGCAGAAAAAGGAGCTTCAGAAACAAACTTAAGAAGAGAG CAGGTTCCAGTGAAGTCAGAGATGCATCAGCCAACGAAATGGTGAGGGTATAA
- the LOC110614697 gene encoding UDP-glycosyltransferase 74B1 yields the protein MRETEFKGHVVVLPYPSQGHINPLLQFAKRLASKGLKATLATTHYTVKSICAPNITVEPISDGFDEAGFAQAKDVDLYLKSFKANGSSTLSHLIQKFQNSSFPVNCIVYDSFLPWVLDVARQHGIFGAPFFTNSATVCSIFCRIHYGFLTLPLELEDNKPLLLPGLPPLYDSDLPTFLRLPESYPAYLAMKLSQFSNLDMADWIFANTFEGLESKEAGGISKLWPAKLIGPMVPSFYLDGRIEGDKGYGASLWNPLGEECLRWLETKAAQSVVYVSFGSMVSLTVKQMEELAWGLKESNLNFLLVVRESEMDKLPTGFSDSINNKGLVVTWCDQLEMLAHRTIGCFVTHCGWNSTLEALSLGVPMVCIPQWTDQVPNAKFIEDVWKVGIRAKEDEKGVVRKQEVIRCLKEVMEGKRSYEIKKNARQWRQMARKTVGEEGSSDKHINDFVEHLELANKKGDAKALNGYYYY from the exons ATGAGGGAAACAGAGTTCAAAGGGCACGTGGTGGTGCTCCCATATCCAAGCCAAGGCCACATTAACCCTCTTCTCCAATTTGCTAAGCGTTTAGCTTCCAAAGGTCTCAAGGCAACATTAGCCACTACCCATTACACCGTCAAATCCATCTGTGCTCCAAATATCACCGTTGAACCAATTTCCGATGGCTTTGACGAAGCTGGTTTTGCTCAGGCCAAGGACGTGGACCTGTACCTCAAGTCCTTCAAGGCCAACGGCTCAAGCACTCTATCTCACCTCATTCAAAAATTCCAAAACTCTAGTTTTCCTGTCAATTGTATTGTGTATGATTCTTTTCTGCCTTGGGTTCTTGATGTCGCCAGGCAACATGGCATCTTTGGAGCTCCATTTTTTACAAATTCAGCAACTGTGTGTAGCATTTTCTGTCGAATACATTATGGCTTCCTCACCCTTCCCCTGGAATTGGAGGATAATAAACCTTTGTTGTTACCTGGCCTGCCTCCATTATACGACTCTGACTTGCCAACTTTTCTCAGGCTGCCTGAGAGTTACCCAGCTTATTTGGCTATGAAATTGAGTCAGTTTTCTAACTTGGACATGGCTGACTGGATTTTTGCAAACACCTTTGAAGGGTTAGAAAGCAAG GAGGCGGGAGGCATATCAAAACTTTGGCCCGCGAAGTTGATCGGTCCGATGGTTCCATCATTCTACTTAGATGGCCGGATTGAAGGAGACAAAGGATATGGAGCAAGTCTATggaatccacttggggaagagTGTCTGAGATGGCTAGAAACAAAAGCAGCTCAATCAGTAGTGTACGTATCTTTTGGAAGCATGGTTTCTTTAACAGTAAAACAAATGGAAGAACTTGCATGGGGATTGAAAGAAAGCAATTTAAACTTCTTATTGGTTGTGAGAGAATCAGAAATGGACAAACTTCCAACTGGGTTCAGTGACTCAATAAACAACAAGGGTCTAGTAGTGACATGGTGCGACCAGCTTGAAATGCTGGCGCACAGAACCATAGGCTGCTTCGTGACGCACTGTGGGTGGAATTCAACCCTAGAAGCTCTGAGCCTTGGGGTCCCAATGGTGTGCATCCCACAATGGACAGACCAGGTACCTAATGCCAAGTTCATAGAAGATGTTTGGAAAGTGGGAATCAGAGCTAAGGAGGATGAGAAAGGAGTTGTGAGGAAACAAGAAGTGATTAGGTGTTTGAAGGAAGTAATGGAAGGAAAAAGAAGCTATGAGATTAAGAAGAATGCGAGACAATGGAGGCAGATGGCTAGAAAAACAGTTGGGGAAGAAGGGAGCTCAGATAAGCATATTAATGATTTTGTGGAGCATTTGGAGCTGGCTAATAAGAAAGGAGATGCTAAGGCTCTGAAtggctattattattattag